Proteins co-encoded in one Helicoverpa zea isolate HzStark_Cry1AcR chromosome 18, ilHelZeax1.1, whole genome shotgun sequence genomic window:
- the LOC124639074 gene encoding uncharacterized protein LOC124639074, with protein sequence MDPLDMLTRRRTMFDYVPVHKLFMSDTRRTESSEELIEILGHSYYHYFLKGKLSHYSITPIERDNHTLAIYRFDEMHEQYENACKDRRVLMYREHFALRMPNDKGEVTYKLSLYDLYNMACICVTLTVNAKQRGKAYLEFREEMDFSGGTEDLMDFDSDMMYKNEPLKTRTDPPPLKKGEKETPKHLRPTWIQMLKPKMVNMRVQKGRVLTNVLYIKFHFDAAATLDFRLFAMPGRPNEPTTLRPEDTEPETTTEWTTESSTLTGDWSTTTGTPSTTTNISGRRVSEDFWGMHPNRLFKEELAEITADVLDTVAVGSRSSLAKAVLALQCFLSVVFLRADLFIN encoded by the exons ATGGATCCACTAGATATGCTGACGCGACGCCGAACCATGTTCGACTACGTCCCCGTGCACAAACTGTTCAT GTCGGACACTCGACGAACAGAAAGTAGTGAAGAGTTGATAGAAATTCTCGGCCATTCCTATTACCATTACTTTTTGAAAGGCAAATTGTCTCACTACTCTATCACTCCTATCGAGAGAGACAACCATACTCTTGCTATATATCGAT tCGACGAGATGCACGAACAATATGAGAACGCCTGCAAAGATAGGCGAGTCCTGATGTACCGAGAGCATTTCGCCCTCCGCATGCCGAATGATAAAGGAGAGGTAACCTATAAA CTGTCATTGTACGACCTCTACAACATGGCCTGCATATGTGTTACGTTAACT GTGAATGCCAAACAGCGCGGAAAAGCGTATCTTGAATTTAGAGAAGAGATGGACTTTTCGGGAGGAACTGAAGACCTTATGGATTTTGACTCTGATATGATGTATAAGAATGAGCCACTTAAAACACGAACGGACCCACCGCCTCTAAAAAAGGGTGAAAAAGAAACACCCAAACACCTGCGGCCAACCTGGATACAAATGCTCAAACCCAAGATGGTTAATATGCGAGTCCAAAAGGGGAGAGTATTGACCAATGTTTTGTATATAAAGTTTCATTTTGATGCCGCAGCCACATTGGACTTCAGACTGTTTGCTATGCCGGGAAGACCGAATGAACCAACAACACTCAGACCTGAGGACACTGAACCGGAGACCACAACTGAATGGACGACCGAATCATCAACGTTGACGGGCGATTGGTCGACGACGACCGGAACGCCGTCGACGACGACAAACATCTCGGGAAGACGTGTAAGTGAAGATTTCTGGGGCATGCATCCTAACAGGCTGTTCAAAGAGGAGTTGGCAGAAATAACAGCTGACGTCCTGGACACCGTCGCCGTGGGTAGCCGGAGCTCGCTAGCTAAAGCTGTTTTAGCTCTACAATGCTTCCTCAGCGTCGTTTTTTTGAGAgcagatttatttataaactag